From Toxorhynchites rutilus septentrionalis strain SRP chromosome 2, ASM2978413v1, whole genome shotgun sequence, a single genomic window includes:
- the LOC129769910 gene encoding uncharacterized protein LOC129769910 has translation MDAVLVERERVLFRMNEEINAKSRGLFELNENASWMNTKRRMKSNIRKLNNQPLVVVMDSCSTSIDGGNKENDCDRMTPPSDAETEFNDRSHSLLEEPSIVDSEKDSNVASVGSKDDQLRLVKVGGEKKINNKVVARQSGSAKNVNKNMADVVPKVLEKKNISSEGLIKFLKSKVAIIQTELESVQKSNEANVKDLGLALDRLKQMENFKEQLLTKNAALERTVKKFEERNLELDKLLKEKEIRITNTAKELATARTEIRCLTQTNQHLDKKLFKAQEDIDSLKIKLTIANDAEKETRDAARQERHTYEKQIKQLRKQRSEVLSDYKKLLVTMDQMKKQNFQTDQSRLMSDFERDYFRHLDDASSSCNLSQ, from the exons ATCAATGCCAAGTCCAGGGGCTTGTTCGAGCTGAACGAGAATGCCAGCTGGATGAACACCAAAAGGCGCATGAAGAGCAATATTCGCAAGTTGAACAACCAGCCGCTGGTGGTGGTGATGGATTCTTGCAGCACTTCAATCGACGGGGGAAATAAGGAAAATGATTGCGATCGGATGACACCACCATCGGATGCAGAAACTGAGTTCAATGATCGTTCCCACTCGCTGCTAGAGGAGCCATCGATTGTGGATAGTGAAAAAGATTCCAATGTTGCATCGGTTGGTTCTAAGGACGATCAACTGCGGCTTGTGAAGGTCGGCGGCGAGAAGAAGATCAACAATAAGGTGGTTGCTAGGCAAAGTGGCTCGGCTAAAAATGTGAACAAGAACATGGCCGACGTTGTCCCGAAGGTTCTGGAGAAGAAGAACATCAGCTCGGAGGGGTTAATCAA GTTTCTCAAATCAAAAGTTGCCATCATTCAAACGGAGCTGGAATCGGTTCAGAAAAGCAATGAAGCCAATGTGAAGGATTTGGGTTTGGCACTCGACAGATTGAAACAAATGGAAAATTTTAAAGAACAGCTCCTTACTAAGAACGCTGCTCTGGAGCGCACAGTGAAGAAATTCGAAGAGCGTAATTTGGAGCTGGATAAACTGTTGAAG GAAAAGGAAATCCGAATAACTAACACCGCCAAAGAACTGGCCACCGCACGGACCGAAATTCGCTGCCTGACCCAAACCAATCAACATCTGGACAAGAAGTTGTTCAAAGCGCAGGAAGACATCGACAGCCTGAAGATCAAACTGACGATCGCAAACGACGCCGAAAAG GAGACCCGGGATGCAGCCCGCCAGGAACGCCATACGTACGAAAAACAAATTAAGCAATTAAGAAAGCAGAGAAGCGAAGTGCTGTCGGACTACAAAAAGCTTCTTGTGACCATGGATCAGATGAAGAAGCAAAACTTTCAAACGGATCAGTCTCGTCTTATGAGTGACTTCGAGCGGGATTACTTTAGACATCTGGACGATGCATCATCCTCCTGCAATCTGTCGCAATGA